The nucleotide sequence tatcaatatcaatattatcaatttttctattacacatatacatatattcataatatCTGCAACAAAAAAATCAAATACCGTAAAGTCTTACGTCTATTAAAAACTGTAAAGCATGTTCTGATCCTTTTGTTTCCGCAAAGTAGTGGTATACATTATTGGCTGCAATACTAGCATCTGTCAAGCCAGTTATAGAAGTGTCATAATTCGTTATGAAAACAAAACCTACTCGTAACGGCGCGGAATGTAAATACAAGGATTGTGCTAAAGTTATCAGCGGCGTCGATTCTCTACTCAAGGGATCGACCATGAGTACCTATTGaaatgcattttttttttttttaatttatgcgtTTTAACTAAGTAAATACAATAATGATTAATGGATGGTCTACGAaccaaattgtacaaatttctcCTAATATTTCTAAGCATTCCAGGAAAAGTTGGTCTCAGTAATTCTGTTAATGATGGTGACCATCTTGCATATGCCGAATCTTGTTCAATATCGTTAACCCAATTAATGGCCGAATCTCTTATGTCCATTGCAAATTCTTGCTTATCCATGTTAGTGGATAAGTCTAAAGCTAATAATTTACTCATCTTTTTATTACTAAATCCTATAAATGGAAGGTCCAATGTTATGATATTCATCAATGTCTAATACGATAATCTCAAGGTAGGCACGCTGATTGTACCGATTTTACGAAGGGATTCCATTACTCTTAATTCGCTTCTTAACGATTCCAATAGGCTGAGTACGTCTATAGCCTCCAAATCGAAAAACAGTCCATTAATGAAGAGTGCAGTATCCGTGGGTTGTATGTTTAAACTTGTAGAAAATATTGCTTGATTGAGTTTCATTTCTTTCTTCATCTCACTATTTACCTTTGTTCTGATTAAAGATTTTGCCTTCAAACAAGAATAACAATTCATCATttaatgaaacaaaattaataaactatgaaaaatacaaaatatttattatactgtaaAGCGAATATTTACTTGCATTGGGAAATTCTGAGAAATATCTGTTAAAACATTAATAGCTTCGTTTGTAGGAGAATTCATTATTCTCTCGGCTGCTTGATGACTTAATTCTTGGAATTGCCATACCTTTAAAGCACCAATTTCATGACTACTCTCGAGCAAGTGAGTCTGTAATTTGTCTAATTCTACTTGCTTATCGGGATACAAATTCCTGAAATAATTCAATGATACTGTACTAACACATCCGCTAATACTGATacagaattaaaaatgtactttCTATATGTCTATACTAAATAGACATTACAGCAAGAGATACATTAGGAATGTAACCACCTTACTTCAAAGTCATAAAATTAATTCCATCTATTTCTTCTATATTATCATTTGCCATTTCTGAATCTTTGTCAGCATTGTCTTTAATATCTGAATCATCTGTTGCTTTGTATTCTGTAGATTTCATTTGCAATTCTACCCCATATCCTGACAAACGTACATTTTTTCCTTCTCTGTCCTATAaacattatgaaaattaatgttGGAATATTGTACGTGTGTTACTTTCATTAAATGTTATAATAACACCTTCAAATAGTGTCGTAAAATGTAACTGATCCCCTTAGTTTCAGCAAGATGTTTCAATGCAttgtgaaaacttgaaaattgaggtGTTCCCACTTGaccatataatataataactttTTCAGATTGTTGAGATGTATGATAACGGTGATCTATACTGTAAGTGTCAGGTTTTGGCCAAGTTtcctataataaataaataaacgtgtATAACATGTATCGCATAAACATAATTTATACCATATATACCTTATCAATTAAGTTTTCTAATTCCTCTAATGAACAAGTAAGTACTCCACCAATGTTCACCAcattataacaattaaatacAGAAACATTTTTGTTTTCTGCCATTTGATTAAACATTTCAACGCGTGCTGAATAAATGCGTAAAGATAATCCTAGTTTAAGCAATGCTATTTCTGAAGGAGACAAATATTTTTCAGCAAATTCAATAATGATATCATAACTTTCTCGTGCTGTAACTATGGACAAAAAATGTAAGATTACGTGGTTCTAGAAGATAAAGttgaattaacttaaaattaccaTTTCTTAAATCTCGATTTGCAAAAGtatctataaatttccaaaaataatttGGATTTTCATCGTTTAGATATTCTGCAGCTTCAAGAATTAAGGGTGTTTCTCTCCACTTTGCATCTATTACGGTAGTCACATATTTGTTTATCCTTTTGTCTGCTTTAAGATGCGTCGAACAAAGGAGTAggaaataaaacaatataatcAATTGCATCTGTGAACAATACGAAGATTGCTGATAATAGTAAAactgtaaatgaaaatataaaatatgtccataaaattactaaaaaactTCAAAAGTATGTTTCAcgaaaatattataacattataattgcttcaagtttttagaaaagcaaaaatatatgtttttaataaaatcgaGTAAACGGAAGTTccaattgtatttattacaaatCAACATTCATTGTTACAATATTCTACGAATACTGTATTGTATTGAAACAATTCGAAAGTTATACAAACCGCGTTTCACAATAACCACTACAATATTGATAAAACGAGACAATAAAATCGTCGGAAATGCATATAAATAACGGTAACAATATCATTAAGAATTTTTGCAATCGTATTGTACATGAAACAAGctcattttatataatttacgtacttttaaatttactataaaactcatattattgaaggAAACGTGGATAATGATGGTAGGCAATCCATGCAGCGCACCTACCGGTAATTATCACACTCAGACATTCGACACACTTGTATACGCGTGTATGATAGCAGGTAATaagttttacaaattcttgaaataattattgtatatcaatgaaaataaagaataatggAGAATTTtagtgtatatatataaatatgtacaatttattCGAGAAGTTCAGAAATAGATTGTTATAATGTTTTGTACTTATAATACCTTAAACTTGATACGAACTAAAAACGTAAATATTGTGCAaaataagtatttaaatattgcgAATACTACATAAGTAAAAACGTATATAAAAgtgttttaatttcttcaacattacaataaaaaagAACAGCTTTGAATCATGACTATAATAGATTATATACACACTTTATCCGATAATCCGTATTTTGGAGCTGGCTTTGGCCTTTTTGGATTAGGAGCTGGAGCAGCTTTATTGCGAAAGGGAATGCATACAGGAATACTCTTATTCAggtattatttttatagaaattacatTACTATAGAATCTTATATAgtactatattttatttatttatgaatgcaGACGACATTATATGATTACTTTAGAAGTTCCCTGCCGTGACAAAAGTTACCAATGGCTGTTGCAGTGGATTACATATAAGGGTGCAAAGGAAACACAACATCTTTCTGTTGAAACAAGTTTCGAGCAAAAAGATACAGGTCACATAAAAACTAGATATGATTTCATACCAAGTATTGGAACACATTTCCTTAGGTTAGAAATAACTGTACTTTATGGCTCCGATACCTCAAGTTATTGTTACAGCGTAAAATATATAATGGTTTTAGTAATAATTAGATATATTGAAACATTAATGAAAATGATATGTAATACTGTACCATTCAAACAGGTATGAAGGGAATTGGATAAAAGTAGAACGAACTAGGGAACAGCAGACATTAGATATACAAATGGGTATACCATGGGAAACTGTACAGCTCACTGCGTTTGGAAGGGATAAAAgcatatattttaacattttagaaGAAGGTGAACTTtcttgttaaatataattattattcattgtaaataatattacaaaggAATTTTTTTATAGCCAGGCAAATGGCCTTGAAAAAACATGAAGGCAAAACTATAATGTATACAGCAATGGGAAGCGAGTGGAGACAATTTGGACATCCTAAGAATCGCAGACCATTAGAATCGGTTGTTCTAGATACAGGAATCGCGGAAAGAATAATAAACGATTGTCgtgaatttatacaaaatcatTCTTGGTATAGTGATCGGGGTATGTGAATGACACtttaagttacaaattttataagaaaattacaACAAATGTTTGTTAATTATGCAGGAATTCCGTATAGACGGGGCTACTTATTGTATGGACCTCCAGGTTGCGGTAAATCGTCATTTATTACCGCGTTAGCGGGTGAACTAGAACGAGGTATATGCGTCTTAAATCTGTCGGAACGAGGTTTAACGGATGACAGATTAAATCATTTATTGGCTGTGGCTCCTCAACAGACTATTATACTATTAGAAGACATTGATGCTGCATTTGTTAGCAGAGAAGAGTCTAAAGAAGGTAGattgtaaattttacaaaagGACATTGAAAATACgacattaaataatatatacctTTTATTACAGTTTCGGCTGCATATGCCGGTTTGAACAGAGTTACTTTCAGCGGCTTATTAAATTGTTTAGATGGTGTTGCTTCTACCGAAGCAAGAATACTTTTTATGACAACTAACTACCTTGAAAGACTGGACCCTGCTCTAGTTAGGCCGGGTAGAGTGGACGTAAAAGAATATATAGGtatgtacataaaaaaatatgttataacACGATATGTACAgaatatttatagtatttagcTAGCAACATGTTTACTCTGTTTCAGGCTGGTGTAGTGAAAAACAAGTAGAACAAATGTTTTTGAGATTTTATAAAAGTGATGGAAATAACGAAGCGACTCAACTTGCTAAACAGTTTGCAGAAAACATAACATCACAGAAAAGAAACGTTAGTCCTGCACAAATTCAAGGATTCTTTATGTTTTACAAAAATGATCCCGATagtgtattaaaaaatgtttcacaCATATGGGAGCTTACATGATAAGATCAATTATTAAATAGTTTAGTAATAAATATGAAGATTCATGGCAAATATAATGATCAGAAATTATGATTTGCAATGATTATACATCCGATGACTATTTGCACATTTTGCtgttaaattacgaaattgtaAGTGTGATGGTCGATCATAGATATTATAAGGAATTGATAGAAACTTACGTTTATCTTTGAGTTTATTCATTTCGTATCTTTATCTCGGCAGCCACTGTCACGCACGAAAAAGATGTCAAcccattaaaaaaaaagtaaaaacaaaagcgatttcatatttttaaccaactTCATCTAAAAAGAAAAAGGTAATTAAATTTACGACAATAGTTGAGATTAGTCCACTttgtatatttacataatatcgATACGTTTCTTAagacatttaaataaattcaatcaaTATCATTTAAAATGTACATCTTTTAGATCTTTGTAATTCTTTTCGAATATTCTTGGAATATAAGAAACTGCGTTTTATAAAAACTTGTACTTTAAATTAAAGATTATTCTTTTTACATATAATTCGACTAACTTATTTAAGGAAGAAGGGCTAAACATAAATTCTTCTGCTATcagttaaaaattgtacattctCTTTTGTCTAGCTTCATATGCTACTGAATATTTCTAACATACAATATTGAGATCTTTTAGTAGTAATCTTAAACTGTTATATTTCAAGAGATACTACGCGCAAtcatgaaaatatattaaatttaactgGAAgtcttttttaattatatttacttaCCTGATCACTAGGGATTGTTACTTGCTTGACGATGTTCGACTTATATAAGTACGTAAGTATGTATATTTTTGAACTGTTCTCTTCCATTTCTATCAActttgaagatattaaaaatatttgtataaaagcaGTGTATAGGAATCTGTATAATATCATCACATACGGTATAACAACGTAGGATATTAGAATAGTTGAGAAAAGTTTCATACCATTTGatagaaaaagtaaaaatttaaaaatcagaagGATATAATATGCtgaaattgtgattttataatgtacaattgATTAGTGAGATCCAGGCATTCTGTGCTTAAAAGCTCCAAATATACGGTTCATAATTTAAAGGATCAGATTGTTCCATGTGTCCTGTATGACTATTGCTTCCAACCATACACGACGGATAAGCAACACCGGTGTTTCCTTGGCCCGATACAGGTGGTACAATAGGTGGTGCTAATCGGCAATCGGGCCTTTGTTGCATCATAGAGCCCATTGGTTGCATCGATTGGGGTGCTGGTGGAGGAGGACCTGTTGGTGGATGTGGTTGAGGTTGAACAAGTGGTGGAGGAGGTCCAGGAATGTTATGTACAGATTGCATTATGTTAGAACCTGAAACATAGTTTGCCACTAAGAAGTGGTATTTTAATATCATCGATTAGTTCTCATCGTATAAAACACGGAATACAATTATAATGTTATGAATATATGAAAACAATAGAAGCTTACTTGTTGCAGGATTGTGAAACGGTAAAGCAGCTGATTGTTCTGGTAGTATATCAGCTGGCGGTGGAACCGTTTTCATCGGGTTGGGTTCGAGTTTCTTTTTTCTAGTAGATGATCGTCTTTGAATGCTACTAGACGATTGGTCGCGCCTTTTACCACTACCTGACCTCTTCTTCTTTTCACCAGGTATCTTCGGTTTATTTGGTCGATTCCCACTAGGTTGCCAAAGATGTACCGTGTGTACAGCGTTTCCTTCTCTAAAATAGTCGAAAGCTCGGTCATTGTTTGTATCGATAAACAgctttcttttcttctcctcCTCTAATACCAACCCCTGTTTcttcccaagcttccaactaTGTATACCAGCTTTGTGAAGTCTTTCTCTGATCGTGTCTACGCTACATTTCAATCCGAGAGCCGGCGCAACGTGTTTAGCTGCAGTTAATGGTTGTTGAGTAGCCATAGCGACAATTGCCTCGTCTTGTTCTTTAGTTGTAATTCGTCGACGGCCCTTTCTTTCCTTGGTTTGGACATTGCCTTCTTTATGCCAACGTTCTAACCATCTTTTAACGGTACGTTCCTATTTAATAACGAGTATTGCGTATACGGCTATCCTCGAGATGGTGTTAAATACGTGAATCCGTCAAGACGAACATGTTTCTTCTTACCGATCTGTCGATTGCGAGCGCGATAGACAACGTAGATAAACCCGCCTCGGACATTCCGATCATACGATTTCGTATTTCAACGCTGGTTTCCAAAGTTCCTTTTGCTTTTCCacctttctttttccttttctgtCGTTCATTTACCTCGCTACTTTCTTTCGACGTATCTTTGTTTTGTTTAGATTCACTGCTAGAAGACTGATTATTATCTTGAGAACTACAGGAATTAGAATTATCGGAAGCTAAATTCGTACTGATTTGTGGACTAGTTAGTTGAGAATGTAAATGTTCGTGATGATGTTGCTGTTGGACGTCTACTTGAACATGCCTTTGTCGTTGATCAAGATCGTGGGTTtgatttgtaattatttgttgTACTTGCTGAACTTGTTGTACATGATGTTGTTGTTGGTCTTGCTGAGCATGCAAATCGTGTTGCGAAGAGGATTCATGAGATATTGGATTTGTTTGACCCTAAAATGCAGAAGATTAAAATTAAGgaacttattaaaaatattcgtgAAAAGAAATTATGTTTTGTATGTACACACCTGTGGATAGTGATGACTTCCTTGCACTAAATCTAACGGCCAattttgagaaatatttaaatcaggATGTTGATAAATAGGCTGCGTTTGCTGAGCTAAACTCAGAGCATTACCAAATTGCGTTTGATTCTGAGATAAAGACTGTTGGGATGTTGCTTGAATTTCGTTAGCTCGAGACTGTTGAGCATTTTGCTGAGAATACATAAATTCTTGTTCATTAGGCGGCTTCACGTTTTCTAATGGTGCCCCATCTCCAACATATATATCTTTGGCTCTAATTTTCCTTGGAGGATTTTTCTTTTTGACATTACAagtatttttgtcatttttattagAGTCCTTGGaagattttttttttcctaACTGTGTTCCAGTGGGCCTCCATACAGGTTGCTGAATAGCAGTACCATCTGTATCGCTGCAAATAAGACATCCATTGATATAGAATATGTTGAATCGCGATAAAccaataattttaacatttctgTTTAATGCGATTAACATTTAAATACCCACCCAAGCGGAATTCTTTGCATATACTTCCGCGAAGGACTCCAGTTATGGATTCCAGCTTTATGAAGCCTCTCACGAATAGTATCTACGGAGCAAGTTAGTCCTAAAGCTGGAAGAACAGCCTTTGCGGCTGTTATTGGTGTTTGCGTAGCTAATCGTACAATTGCTTCGTCCTGCTCTGCAGTTGTGGCTCTTTTACGTCCACATCGTTCACGAGTTTCAACTGTACCTTCTTTATCAAATCTATTTAACCATCTTTTCACTGTACGTtgctaaaatagtaaaatagttaaaaaagGGATACATTTTGTAACTTagaaaatgatgaaaatttgttataacCATACATATAAAACAAGCAGTCTCTTCATTCGTACAAATTTAGTGAAATACACTTACCGAACAATTTACGGCTGCCGCAATTTCTCTTAAACCTAAACCGGCTTCGTACATGCCCACCATTCGATTTCTTAATTCCGGCGTTGTTTCGTGTACTCCTCTTGTCTTTCCCATTTTATTTTAGCTTACGACCGATTTATCAcggaaaaatattacaaaatcaaGTAGCAAAGATtcgtgaaaatttttaaattttacgcgAAAAGTGACGTAAGAATAGGATGGGTCACGTGACAATGACAATATCTATCAGAAagtttttcgaaattttaattaattcgctACAATTTTTTTCCTATCTCATGATTTTCGAATTGCCAGAACCCGTGCAATCATCTCATTTGATGATTAAAATCCCATCGTAAACATGTTCCAAAAAGAATTTCATTCTCGTTTGTGGCATCGTATCGTGCTAGAAACAGATCGAAATCTTAGCGTCAACGGAATGGAATTGGACATTGCAACGAACTagatttcgttaaaaaatttcaccTTGGCAATCTTCTTTCAATCGTAATCGTTCATAGAATATTATACCGCATCGACGACACCTTGTATTTTCACCGTTCATACACCTTGTATGTCTGGATTTTGACAAAATGCACTCGCTCGAAGAAAACGTTGCAGTCAATACAACTTCGGTTGTACAGTCCGTCGAAATTCTTTTGTCCTCGCTTTGTCTTTCGCGAATCCACTTTTGTGTTAGCATCGCTtccaaattatttttcttatatagagaaatgttaaatgagatccaatataattgtataaagtGTTAGCGAGGAGTCGAGATATCGTAAGTTGAAAAACTTTTAAGGAAAAGAGGACAGCATCGTCAATATTAATTCGGTGAGACTGTACTAATCGTGTCATCGACCGTACAGTCTATAGAAACCGTTTTACTATCGAAAAAATCGCACGATGTTAGTTTTCGTGGtaataaaatctaataattGAGCAATAAAACATATTGTTTGGCGAATTTGTTCGAATACGTACGTTTATCCATCCTAACAAACCATGCTCGCGTATTGTCAATAGCAAATCAGCTGACTGTACGTACATACGAATAGCGGGAGAAGTACAGTATATTAAAAGGTTATGTCAAACTAAAATTTGTACCGTGTATTTGTACCCGttgatatttaacaaaatataaaaatttcgtgaGAATTATGTCTTTACTCGTTTGAGTCATGATTTTAGTTACGTATCTCAGAATGAAAGAAATATTCTATTCGCCAAGAACCATACTGGTCAATTATTTTAACGAGTGACTGTACGACCGACAAGACCGCGTTTTAAAGGGTTAGCTCGGATACGTTCGCCCACCTTCGCCGGAATTGTATTGACCCATAAAAGTGCCCATATTATAGCGCTCGCAATtcatgaattaaataaaaattgagtacGAAATTTAGTAGAGATACTCGACGAAAGAAACGTTATTTTATTAACTTTGTCTAACAATACGCGCTCtacattttgaaaaaaaaaaaacgtattAAGCACGATCAAtctttcttttaaatattgttcatttaaacgtattaaaaattaaaagtaaccAGACAAATGTTGCGATTAAGCAGGATAGTTTTGCGATCGTAAAAGGTTAACGAATAGTCAAGAAACGGTATATTTGAATTGGCCGGGTGTATAGGAGACAAGAGAGATTGCGTCGTGGAACAGATCGTAAACTGGTAACATCCGTCAATCAAATGTACGTTTATACGTTTACCCTGGCCTATATAGGTTCAAAGGTTCGTTCACCCTCGATCGTTGATTCGAAAAGAATTTCAACGTCGACTTCGAAATCATGTTCGATGTTTCGCGTGTACAGTAATCGAACGGTTACGTCAACTTTGTCAGTCGCGACGTTAAGTAACTGGTAAATTGTTTCGATGTGAGGAGTGTAAGGAGTGGGAGAAACGCgagcgatcgatcgatcggataAAGTTCAGAATCGAAAAATGAGCGCATTTCGCGCGGTATTTCGTTTCATATTCTGTTCGTAGTGGTTGTTGTAACTGATCTGCCCGTTGGCCGGTCGATCAGTGCAACGCAACATAAAGGTTCAGTCGCGCCCTCGCGTTCGTCGACATCACCGTCTACCTACCACTGACCACCGACCACCGACCCGTTTCACCGTAGTTTCCGCCCCGAGCTCCAGGTAGTAGTCGAGGGAGCTGGATCAATTTCCGGATATTCGCGCTCGAAGATATCGTTTCGAGATCGAATAGCGTACAGCAACGTTCTTACGGTTTTCCGAGAACATCGATTACGAGTCGCGGAAACGAAAAATCGGAAATAAATCATGAGCATGTTGGTAATTGTACCGTTGATGCTCCTCTTTTTCATTCAACTGCCGATCGTTCTTTGCGGGGTATGTACcgtcatttttttttcaatgacTTTGAAACAACGTCATACCGTTTTCTGGTCGTTTTctcctcttttatttttttattctttcctATCGTTTATCCTCAAGTTTGTAactttttttatcttttaatttactaaatctATACTTTTCTTTTGAACGCAAAGCTCCGATCCAATTTCGGAAAACAAATATCGGGAGTTACGCGCATCGATTCAAGAAAGATGAACGCGTTGCATGCAACGAATCTAGTTCGATATTTGCGACGATCCGATTCGATATCGAATAAAGCGACGATATTTCGTAGACACGACCGAGTTTCGTTTCCGATGAGATGATCGCGACCGCGGCAAGCGTTGTGAACGCTTGTCAAACGCAGACTGGAGTGGCGACAGGTATGATCTTTTCTTTCCACGGCTGATCAAATCGTCGGGCGCATCGAAGCTCGAATTAACTCTGATTTCTTCGTTGTTTCAGTGGATATAGAGGCGGTAAGGAACGGCGAGTGGCCGGAGAGGCGGCAACTAAAGGTAGATACCGTCGCGAATTACGTGTACGATTTTCGatagagaaaaaaaaataacgatGATCTTTGATCCGTAGTGTTACATGTACTGCCTGTGGGAACAATTTGGGTTGGTCGACGACAAAAGAGAGCTCAGCTTGAACGGCATGCTAACATTTTTTCAAAGAATACCGGCTTTTAGGGCAGAAGTTCAGAAAGCGATCAGCGAGTGCAAGGGGATCGGTAAATATTTGGGTATCTATAGTACATTTTGTATTATTCTCgtccgatcgatcgatcgatcaaacGTTTCCGAATCAGAATCAAATATTGTGTCCTGCAACCAAGCACATATTTATTGGTAACGTTTCGTTGGCTCTTTCGCGTTACGTGCGATCCATCGAATCGAGCGCGATCGTTTTGCTCGATAATCGATAATTCGAACGATCCTTTCAGCCAAAGGCGATAACTGCGAGTACGCTTACACGTTCAACAAATGTTACGCGAAAGCATCCCCGCGGGTAAGTATTTTCGTCTTCCTTCGACGGATAATGGTTCCGATGTCTACGGAGAATTCTCTTCTTATTCTAGACCTATTATCTATTTTAACGTGTCATCGGGATTGTTCGGAACAAAGGAGAAACGAAACCAAAGAGAAAACGGTGCTCGAGAAAATGTCTCGCTAAATGGTTTGGTTCACGATGTTTTACCATGTATGGAACCGTAATCGTATTCGTATTCGTACAAGTGTAAACGAGTCTTTGTACATGTCAAATTAATAAACGAAAAAGTTTACCAATTATTCGTCTCTTAAATTATTCTCGTTTTACTACTCCTTGACGACGTTCTTCGTTGCGTTCATCGTTGTGGTCATCGTTGTGATCATTGGAGAGGACAAAGGGAGAAAGAAAATGTATATTTGGCGATTGTACGCCACGCGTGATCCCGTGGATCGAGGACAAAGAAACGAGCGAATCGAGGTGTCAATGATACGAAGCCGTGATCGTCAATCATCAACGTTGATCGCAATTTCCGATGCTACGTTGTTCCCTCCAATTGTCAATTGAGGTCGTATGTTCCAGGACACGTGGAAATTGAACGCTTTTATACTAGTGATAAGTTTAATTGACAAACAGCCGAACTGCTTCGGATTTTG is from Megachile rotundata isolate GNS110a chromosome 2, iyMegRotu1, whole genome shotgun sequence and encodes:
- the Bcs1 gene encoding mitochondrial chaperone BCS1, translating into MTIIDYIHTLSDNPYFGAGFGLFGLGAGAALLRKGMHTGILLFRRHYMITLEVPCRDKSYQWLLQWITYKGAKETQHLSVETSFEQKDTGHIKTRYDFIPSIGTHFLRYEGNWIKVERTREQQTLDIQMGIPWETVQLTAFGRDKSIYFNILEEARQMALKKHEGKTIMYTAMGSEWRQFGHPKNRRPLESVVLDTGIAERIINDCREFIQNHSWYSDRGIPYRRGYLLYGPPGCGKSSFITALAGELERGICVLNLSERGLTDDRLNHLLAVAPQQTIILLEDIDAAFVSREESKEVSAAYAGLNRVTFSGLLNCLDGVASTEARILFMTTNYLERLDPALVRPGRVDVKEYIGWCSEKQVEQMFLRFYKSDGNNEATQLAKQFAENITSQKRNVSPAQIQGFFMFYKNDPDSVLKNVSHIWELT
- the LOC100876218 gene encoding uncharacterized protein LOC100876218, producing MGKTRGVHETTPELRNRMVGMYEAGLGLREIAAAVNCSQRTVKRWLNRFDKEGTVETRERCGRKRATTAEQDEAIVRLATQTPITAAKAVLPALGLTCSVDTIRERLHKAGIHNWSPSRKYMQRIPLGDTDGTAIQQPVWRPTGTQLGKKKSSKDSNKNDKNTCNVKKKNPPRKIRAKDIYVGDGAPLENVKPPNEQEFMYSQQNAQQSRANEIQATSQQSLSQNQTQFGNALSLAQQTQPIYQHPDLNISQNWPLDLVQGSHHYPQGQTNPISHESSSQHDLHAQQDQQQHHVQQVQQVQQIITNQTHDLDQRQRHVQVDVQQQHHHEHLHSQLTSPQISTNLASDNSNSCSSQDNNQSSSSESKQNKDTSKESSEVNERQKRKKKGGKAKGTLETSVEIRNRMIGMSEAGLSTLSIALAIDRSERTVKRWLERWHKEGNVQTKERKGRRRITTKEQDEAIVAMATQQPLTAAKHVAPALGLKCSVDTIRERLHKAGIHSWKLGKKQGEGNAVHTVHLWQPSGNRPNKPKIPGEKKKRSGSGKRRDQSSSSIQRRSSTRKKKLEPNPMKTVPPPADILPEQSAALPFHNPATMANYVSGSNIMQSVHNIPGPPPPLVQPQPHPPTGPPPPAPQSMQPMGSMMQQRPDCRLAPPIVPPVSGQGNTGVAYPSCMVGSNSHTGHMEQSDPLNYEPYIWSF
- the Obp10 gene encoding odorant binding protein 10 isoform X2, with translation MSMLVIVPLMLLFFIQLPIVLCGTRPSFVSDEMIATAASVVNACQTQTGVATVDIEAVRNGEWPERRQLKCYMYCLWEQFGLVDDKRELSLNGMLTFFQRIPAFRAEVQKAISECKGIAKGDNCEYAYTFNKCYAKASPRVSIFVFLRRIMVPMSTENSLLILDLLSILTCHRDCSEQRRNETKEKTVLEKMSR
- the Obp10 gene encoding odorant binding protein 10 isoform X1 translates to MSMLVIVPLMLLFFIQLPIVLCGTRPSFVSDEMIATAASVVNACQTQTGVATVDIEAVRNGEWPERRQLKCYMYCLWEQFGLVDDKRELSLNGMLTFFQRIPAFRAEVQKAISECKGIGKYLAKGDNCEYAYTFNKCYAKASPRVSIFVFLRRIMVPMSTENSLLILDLLSILTCHRDCSEQRRNETKEKTVLEKMSR
- the Obp10 gene encoding odorant binding protein 10 isoform X5 gives rise to the protein MSMLVIVPLMLLFFIQLPIVLCGTRPSFVSDEMIATAASVVNACQTQTGVATVDIEAVRNGEWPERRQLKCYMYCLWEQFGLVDDKRELSLNGMLTFFQRIPAFRAEVQKAISECKGIAKGDNCEYAYTFNKCYAKASPRTYYLF
- the Obp10 gene encoding odorant binding protein 10 isoform X4 yields the protein MSMLVIVPLMLLFFIQLPIVLCGTRPSFVSDEMIATAASVVNACQTQTGVATVDIEAVRNGEWPERRQLKCYMYCLWEQFGLVDDKRELSLNGMLTFFQRIPAFRAEVQKAISECKGIGKYLAKGDNCEYAYTFNKCYAKASPRTYYLF
- the Obp10 gene encoding odorant binding protein 10 isoform X3 — protein: MIATAASVVNACQTQTGVATVDIEAVRNGEWPERRQLKCYMYCLWEQFGLVDDKRELSLNGMLTFFQRIPAFRAEVQKAISECKGIGKYLAKGDNCEYAYTFNKCYAKASPRVSIFVFLRRIMVPMSTENSLLILDLLSILTCHRDCSEQRRNETKEKTVLEKMSR